The following proteins are co-located in the Mycolicibacterium goodii genome:
- a CDS encoding DUF6350 family protein produces MDNRPVGTRQARELLRVAFGPSVVALVIIAAVVLLQLVIANSDMTGVFGAIASMWLGVHQVPVSIGGRELGVMPLLPVLAMVWGTARTTAAATAPNSSWFVTRWVVASALGGPLLIAALLLAVIHDAASVITELQTPSALRAFGGVLAVHAIGALIGVSTKIGRRTLAASPLPRWLPDAVRAASAGVLALFALSGVVTAGSLVVHWGTMHDLFAITDTVFGQLSLTALSVLYIPNVIVGTSAIAVGSSAHIGLATFSSFTVFGGDIPAVPVLAAAPTPPLGPVWVALLIVGAASAVALGQQCAARPLTAFAALAKLVVAAFIAAATMALLGHAGSGRLGNFGHVGVDQSTFGPAVFLWFVGIGGLTVVMSGGIVRRVPVKAAPAPKREPEPTIEPEPEPEPEPVVLGEPAEPDAPQEPSDDEPYEDGPEEPLVSWHADDAPEPDTGTDAPVTAASPRDLLDEDPEDHFFVDEFADEDVTGDKRRDADD; encoded by the coding sequence GTGGACAACCGGCCAGTCGGCACGCGCCAGGCACGTGAGCTGCTTCGCGTCGCGTTCGGGCCGTCCGTCGTGGCGTTGGTGATCATCGCCGCTGTGGTGCTGTTGCAGCTGGTCATCGCCAACAGCGACATGACGGGCGTGTTCGGCGCGATCGCCAGCATGTGGCTGGGGGTACACCAGGTCCCGGTGTCCATCGGTGGCCGCGAACTCGGCGTGATGCCGTTGCTGCCGGTCCTCGCCATGGTGTGGGGGACCGCACGGACCACGGCCGCCGCGACGGCCCCGAACTCGTCGTGGTTCGTCACCCGCTGGGTGGTCGCATCCGCGCTGGGCGGTCCGCTGCTGATCGCGGCGCTGCTGCTGGCCGTGATCCACGACGCGGCCTCGGTGATCACCGAACTGCAGACCCCGAGCGCGCTGCGCGCGTTCGGCGGTGTGCTCGCGGTGCACGCGATCGGCGCGCTCATCGGGGTCAGTACCAAGATTGGGCGGCGCACGCTGGCCGCGTCGCCGCTCCCGAGGTGGCTGCCCGACGCGGTTCGTGCGGCATCCGCGGGTGTGCTCGCACTGTTCGCGTTGTCCGGTGTCGTGACGGCGGGATCGCTGGTGGTGCACTGGGGCACGATGCACGACCTGTTCGCGATCACCGACACGGTGTTCGGGCAGCTCAGCCTCACCGCGTTGTCGGTGCTGTACATCCCCAACGTGATCGTGGGAACCTCGGCGATCGCGGTGGGCTCCAGCGCCCACATCGGCCTCGCCACGTTCAGCTCGTTCACGGTGTTCGGCGGCGACATCCCGGCCGTGCCGGTGCTGGCGGCGGCGCCGACGCCTCCGCTCGGCCCGGTGTGGGTGGCGCTGCTGATCGTCGGCGCGGCATCGGCCGTCGCGCTGGGCCAGCAGTGCGCGGCCCGGCCCCTGACGGCCTTCGCGGCGTTGGCCAAGCTGGTGGTCGCGGCATTCATCGCGGCCGCGACGATGGCGCTGCTCGGCCATGCCGGCAGCGGCAGGCTCGGCAACTTCGGCCACGTCGGCGTCGATCAGTCGACGTTCGGGCCCGCGGTGTTCCTGTGGTTCGTCGGCATCGGCGGGCTCACGGTCGTGATGAGTGGCGGCATCGTCCGCCGCGTCCCGGTCAAAGCCGCACCGGCGCCGAAACGCGAGCCCGAGCCGACCATCGAACCCGAACCCGAACCCGAGCCAGAACCCGTTGTGCTGGGCGAACCGGCCGAGCCCGACGCGCCGCAGGAACCGTCCGACGACGAACCGTACGAGGACGGGCCGGAAGAACCGTTGGTCTCCTGGCACGCCGACGACGCCCCCGAACCCGACACGGGCACAGACGCACCCGTCACCGCCGCCTCGCCCCGCGACCTCCTCGACGAGGACCCCGAGGACCACTTCTTCGTCGACGAATTCGCTGACGAGGATGTGACCGGCGACAAACGGCGCGATGCGGACGACTAG
- the purN gene encoding phosphoribosylglycinamide formyltransferase, which translates to MQQPLRVPPSAPARLVVLASGTGSLLASLLDAAEGDYPARVVAVGTDRKCAALDVAAAADVPAYTVRLGDHADRAAWDAALTAATAEHRPDLVVSAGFMKILGPEFLSRFPGRVVNTHPALLPAFPGAHAVAEALNYGVRVTGCTVHLVDSGVDTGPILAQQVVEIDDDDTEETLHERIKVVERRLLVDVLAALATRGVIWNGRKATFG; encoded by the coding sequence GTGCAGCAACCACTACGAGTGCCTCCGAGCGCACCGGCACGGCTGGTCGTGTTGGCTTCGGGCACCGGATCGTTGCTCGCCTCGCTACTGGACGCCGCCGAAGGCGACTACCCCGCGCGAGTGGTTGCCGTCGGCACCGACCGCAAGTGCGCGGCGCTGGACGTCGCCGCCGCCGCGGACGTGCCGGCGTACACGGTGCGCCTGGGGGATCATGCCGACCGCGCGGCCTGGGACGCCGCGCTGACCGCCGCGACCGCCGAGCACCGACCGGATCTGGTGGTCTCGGCCGGGTTCATGAAGATCCTCGGCCCCGAGTTCCTCAGCCGTTTCCCGGGTCGCGTGGTCAACACCCACCCGGCGCTGCTGCCCGCGTTCCCCGGCGCGCACGCGGTGGCGGAGGCACTGAACTACGGCGTGCGGGTCACCGGATGCACGGTGCATCTGGTGGACTCCGGCGTCGACACCGGGCCGATTCTGGCCCAGCAGGTCGTCGAGATCGACGACGATGACACCGAAGAGACTCTGCACGAACGCATCAAGGTCGTGGAACGACGGCTCCTGGTGGACGTGTTGGCAGCGCTGGCGACCCGCGGCGTGATCTGGAATGGACGAAAGGCGACCTTCGGATGA
- the purH gene encoding bifunctional phosphoribosylaminoimidazolecarboxamide formyltransferase/IMP cyclohydrolase — MSDKKPIRRALISVYDKTGLAGLARGLHEAGVAIVSTGSTAKTIAAAGVPVTPVEDVTGFPEVLDGRVKTLHPRVHAGLLADTRKPEHLAALKELDVEAFELVVVNLYPFSETVASGASIDECVEQIDIGGPSMVRAAAKNHPSVAVVVDPLGYDGVLAAVRAGGFTLAERKKLASLAFRHTAEYDVAVAGWMGSTLAPEEGSEEGGAVDPSLPQWFAGTWHRAAVLRYGENPHQKAAVYRDDAAWPGLAQAEQLHGKEMSYNNYTDADAAWRAAFDHEQTCVAIIKHANPCGIAISSTSVADAHRKAHECDPLSAFGGVIAANTEVSVEMAETVSEIFTEVIIAPAYEPGAVEVLARKKNIRILVASQPLIGGTEVRQISGGVLVQQSDALDAEGDDPNNWTLATGEPADPKTLEDLVFAWRACRAVKSNAIVVARDGATVGVGMGQVNRVDAAKLAVQRGGDRVAGAVAASDAFFPFPDGLQVLTEAGVKAVVHPGGSVRDAEVTAAAELAGITLYLTGARHFAH, encoded by the coding sequence ATGAGCGACAAGAAGCCGATCCGGCGGGCCCTGATCAGTGTCTATGACAAGACCGGGCTTGCCGGTCTGGCGCGCGGCCTGCACGAGGCAGGCGTCGCGATCGTCTCCACCGGGTCCACCGCGAAAACCATTGCCGCGGCCGGGGTTCCGGTGACGCCGGTGGAAGACGTGACCGGGTTCCCCGAGGTGCTCGACGGCCGGGTCAAGACGCTGCATCCCCGGGTGCACGCCGGGTTGCTCGCCGACACCCGCAAGCCCGAACATCTCGCGGCGCTCAAGGAACTCGACGTCGAGGCGTTCGAACTCGTGGTGGTGAACCTCTACCCGTTCAGTGAGACCGTGGCCTCCGGTGCCTCGATCGACGAGTGCGTCGAGCAGATCGACATCGGCGGCCCGTCGATGGTCCGCGCCGCCGCCAAGAACCACCCGAGCGTGGCGGTGGTCGTCGACCCGCTGGGTTACGACGGCGTGCTGGCCGCGGTACGCGCCGGTGGTTTCACCCTCGCCGAGCGCAAGAAGCTGGCGTCGTTGGCGTTCCGTCACACCGCCGAGTACGACGTGGCCGTCGCCGGCTGGATGGGCTCGACGCTCGCCCCGGAGGAGGGCTCCGAGGAAGGTGGTGCCGTCGACCCGTCGCTGCCGCAGTGGTTCGCGGGCACGTGGCACCGCGCCGCGGTGCTGCGCTACGGCGAGAACCCGCACCAGAAGGCCGCCGTGTACCGCGACGACGCGGCGTGGCCGGGCCTGGCCCAGGCCGAGCAGTTGCACGGCAAGGAGATGTCCTACAACAACTACACCGATGCCGATGCGGCGTGGCGTGCCGCGTTCGACCACGAGCAGACGTGTGTGGCGATCATCAAGCACGCCAACCCCTGTGGCATCGCGATCTCGTCGACCTCGGTGGCCGACGCGCACCGCAAGGCGCACGAGTGCGATCCGCTGAGCGCGTTCGGTGGGGTCATCGCCGCCAACACCGAGGTGAGTGTCGAGATGGCCGAGACCGTTTCGGAGATCTTCACCGAGGTGATCATCGCCCCGGCCTATGAGCCCGGCGCGGTCGAGGTGCTCGCGCGCAAGAAGAACATCCGCATCCTGGTGGCCTCGCAGCCGTTGATCGGCGGCACCGAGGTGCGCCAGATCAGTGGCGGTGTGCTGGTGCAGCAGAGCGACGCGCTCGACGCCGAGGGTGACGATCCCAACAACTGGACCCTGGCCACCGGCGAACCGGCCGACCCGAAGACGTTGGAGGACCTGGTGTTCGCGTGGCGGGCGTGCCGCGCGGTGAAGTCCAACGCGATCGTCGTCGCCCGCGACGGCGCCACGGTGGGTGTGGGCATGGGGCAGGTGAACCGAGTCGACGCCGCGAAGCTCGCGGTGCAGCGCGGCGGGGACCGGGTGGCCGGTGCGGTCGCCGCGTCGGACGCGTTCTTCCCGTTCCCCGACGGTCTGCAGGTGCTCACCGAGGCCGGTGTCAAGGCCGTCGTGCATCCGGGCGGATCGGTGCGCGACGCCGAGGTGACCGCCGCCGCCGAGCTCGCGGGTATCACGCTCTACCTCACCGGCGCAAGGCATTTCGCGCACTGA
- a CDS encoding LpqN/LpqT family lipoprotein, producing MTTAPRPAAVLLALALLTASCTRVVDGRSVAAPDLAGGDGGASAAQCEEVDAPLTDIETRAAGEPTLRIPQPQGWTRTTMLDSELIRFAMSNAALGTEEFAPTAVVTLETAAGEQDPQQVFDNQREALATGLGATDISSESHTLCGLPAETIHYQMPQMGGLAPHPAMVVGAVMHTESKTFVAAVTVQTTDPDNPGYQRDAEMILTGFQMLPPR from the coding sequence GTGACGACCGCCCCGAGGCCAGCAGCCGTTCTGTTAGCACTGGCGTTGCTCACGGCGTCGTGCACGCGGGTGGTCGACGGCCGATCGGTGGCGGCCCCCGACCTTGCGGGCGGCGACGGTGGTGCCTCCGCCGCACAGTGCGAAGAGGTCGACGCGCCGCTCACCGACATCGAGACCAGGGCGGCCGGGGAACCGACCCTACGGATTCCCCAGCCGCAGGGTTGGACCCGCACCACGATGCTCGACTCGGAGTTGATCCGGTTCGCGATGAGCAACGCGGCGCTGGGCACCGAGGAGTTCGCGCCGACCGCGGTGGTGACGCTGGAAACCGCTGCGGGTGAGCAGGATCCGCAGCAGGTGTTCGACAACCAGCGCGAGGCGCTGGCGACGGGCCTCGGCGCGACCGACATCTCGTCGGAAAGCCACACTCTGTGCGGGCTGCCCGCCGAGACCATCCACTACCAGATGCCCCAGATGGGCGGCCTGGCACCGCATCCGGCCATGGTGGTCGGCGCGGTGATGCACACCGAGTCCAAGACGTTCGTCGCCGCGGTCACGGTGCAGACCACCGATCCGGACAACCCGGGCTATCAGCGTGATGCCGAGATGATCCTCACCGGCTTCCAGATGCTGCCGCCGCGCTGA
- a CDS encoding LpqN/LpqT family lipoprotein → MPLASGQVFAGFTIVRLVGTGGMGEVYLAKHPRLPREDALKVLPTGVSADYEFRQRFIREADMAATLWHPHIVGVHDRGEFEGRLWISMDYVDGHDAARLLHDKYPKGMPAEDVVEIVTAVGDALDYAHQRQLLHRDVKPANILVTDKQGTKRRIMLTDFGIARRTDDVNGLTSTNITVGSMSYTSPEQLMGQPLDGRADQYSLAATAYRLLTGSPPFSHSNPAVVISHHLNSPPPKLGDTKSELAKLDSVMAKALAKDAKDRFDTCHDFAVALAEANKGGEPAAPVSSSAPPPVITPTVQTAPPTTPLKAQSLPTPPTPLSPSNPQAPTASQPPVFTSSWAGGTDEPSGRQPVAVPAPAPPPPPPPSNFGPPPVSYSPPPRKSGGDRRKLIIAAAAIGAAVILVGGITLAVTSGGDDSSAGAAATTETSETASETPVTTTPKKPGEHAYTIADYIRDNKITETPVHRGDPNTPELTMPTPPGWADAGTRTPAWAYSAIVNDPASPTDPPSVISLISKLDGNVDPNKLLEFAPNELQNLTEWEPIGGVTRSNLSGFPSVQLGGSYLKDGKRRAITQKTVVVEAPSGIYVLQINADSLYRDFGALVDVNKVIDKEATIKA, encoded by the coding sequence ATGCCGTTGGCTAGCGGTCAGGTCTTCGCGGGGTTCACCATCGTCAGGTTGGTGGGCACCGGTGGCATGGGCGAAGTGTATTTGGCAAAGCACCCGCGGTTGCCGCGGGAAGACGCCCTCAAGGTGCTCCCGACGGGCGTCAGCGCGGACTACGAGTTCCGGCAGCGGTTCATCCGTGAGGCCGACATGGCGGCCACGCTGTGGCACCCGCACATCGTCGGCGTGCACGACCGTGGCGAGTTCGAAGGCCGCCTGTGGATCTCGATGGACTACGTCGACGGGCACGACGCGGCGCGCCTGCTGCACGACAAGTACCCCAAGGGCATGCCCGCCGAGGACGTCGTCGAGATCGTCACGGCCGTCGGCGACGCCCTCGACTACGCGCATCAGCGCCAACTGCTGCACCGCGACGTCAAACCCGCCAACATCCTGGTGACCGACAAGCAGGGCACCAAGCGGCGGATCATGCTCACCGACTTCGGCATCGCGCGCCGCACCGACGACGTCAACGGGCTCACGTCCACCAACATCACGGTCGGCTCGATGTCGTACACGTCGCCCGAACAGCTGATGGGGCAGCCGCTCGACGGCCGGGCCGACCAGTATTCGTTGGCGGCCACCGCCTACCGGTTGTTGACCGGCAGCCCGCCGTTCTCGCACAGCAACCCGGCCGTGGTGATCAGCCACCACCTGAACTCGCCGCCGCCGAAGCTGGGCGACACCAAATCCGAGCTCGCCAAACTCGATTCGGTGATGGCCAAGGCATTGGCCAAGGACGCCAAGGATCGCTTCGACACCTGCCACGACTTCGCGGTCGCGCTCGCCGAGGCCAACAAGGGTGGTGAGCCCGCCGCACCGGTCTCGTCGTCCGCCCCGCCGCCGGTGATCACTCCGACGGTGCAGACCGCTCCGCCCACCACACCGCTGAAGGCGCAGAGCCTGCCGACGCCCCCGACGCCGCTGTCTCCGTCGAACCCGCAGGCGCCCACCGCCTCCCAGCCGCCGGTGTTCACCTCGTCGTGGGCCGGAGGCACCGACGAGCCGTCCGGCAGGCAGCCCGTCGCGGTCCCCGCACCGGCGCCGCCGCCACCGCCTCCCCCGTCGAATTTCGGCCCGCCTCCGGTCTCCTACAGCCCGCCTCCGCGCAAGTCCGGCGGCGACCGCCGCAAGCTGATCATCGCCGCGGCGGCGATCGGGGCCGCGGTGATCCTTGTGGGTGGTATCACGCTGGCCGTGACGTCCGGCGGCGACGACAGTTCCGCGGGCGCGGCCGCCACAACCGAGACGTCGGAAACCGCGTCGGAGACGCCGGTGACGACGACGCCCAAGAAGCCGGGCGAGCACGCCTACACCATCGCCGACTACATCCGCGACAACAAGATCACCGAAACCCCGGTGCACCGTGGCGATCCCAATACGCCCGAGTTGACCATGCCCACCCCGCCCGGGTGGGCCGACGCGGGCACGCGCACCCCGGCCTGGGCGTACTCGGCGATCGTCAACGATCCGGCGTCGCCGACCGACCCGCCGTCGGTGATCTCGCTGATCTCCAAGCTCGACGGCAACGTCGACCCGAACAAGCTGCTGGAGTTCGCGCCCAACGAGCTGCAGAACCTCACCGAATGGGAGCCGATCGGCGGGGTGACACGCAGCAATCTCAGCGGATTCCCGTCGGTGCAACTGGGTGGCAGCTATCTCAAGGACGGCAAGCGCCGGGCCATCACACAGAAGACCGTGGTGGTCGAGGCACCCTCGGGCATCTACGTTCTGCAGATCAACGCCGACTCGCTGTACCGCGACTTCGGGGCCCTGGTCGACGTCAACAAGGTCATCGACAAAGAGGCCACGATCAAGGCGTGA
- a CDS encoding sigma 54-interacting transcriptional regulator, which yields MSQPKDLPRTVGELRASGHRERGVKAEIRENLLAALAERRDIWPGILGFEDTVIPQLERALIAGHDVVLLGERGQGKTRLLRALTGLLDEWTPVIAGAELGEHPYSPITPESIRRAADSGDDLPIEWRHRSERYTEKLATPDTSVADLVGDIDPIKVAEGRSLGDPETIAYGLIPRAHRGIVAVNELPDLAERIQVSMLNVMEERDIQVRGYTLRLPLDVLVVASANPEDYTNRGRIITPLKDRFGAEIRTHYPLELEAEVGVIRQEAHLAAEVPEYLLAVLARFARNLRESNSIDQRSGVSARFAIAAAETVAASAQHRAAILGEDDPVARVVDLGTVIDVLRGKLEFETGEEGREQAVLEHLLRRATADTAQRLLGGIDVGPLVVAIEEGSPVTTGERVSAKDVVAALPDLPAVDAIAQRLNAVSVGQRAAAIELALEALYLAKRIDKVSGEGETVYG from the coding sequence GTGAGTCAACCGAAGGATCTGCCCCGCACGGTCGGTGAACTGCGCGCTTCCGGGCATCGCGAACGGGGCGTGAAAGCCGAAATACGGGAGAACCTGCTGGCCGCGCTGGCCGAACGCCGCGATATCTGGCCTGGGATTCTCGGTTTCGAGGACACCGTGATCCCGCAGCTCGAACGGGCCCTGATCGCCGGGCACGACGTCGTGCTGCTCGGTGAACGCGGTCAGGGTAAGACCAGGCTGCTGCGGGCGCTGACCGGCCTGCTCGACGAGTGGACACCCGTGATCGCCGGCGCCGAGCTGGGCGAGCATCCCTACAGCCCGATCACGCCCGAGTCGATCCGCCGCGCCGCCGACTCCGGTGATGACCTGCCGATCGAGTGGCGGCACCGCAGCGAGCGGTACACCGAGAAGCTCGCGACGCCCGACACCAGCGTCGCCGACCTGGTGGGCGACATCGACCCGATCAAGGTCGCCGAGGGGCGCAGTCTGGGTGACCCCGAAACGATCGCCTACGGGCTCATCCCGCGGGCGCACCGCGGCATCGTCGCGGTCAACGAGCTGCCCGACCTGGCCGAGCGGATCCAGGTGTCGATGCTCAACGTGATGGAGGAGCGCGACATCCAGGTGCGTGGCTACACGCTGCGTCTGCCGCTGGATGTGCTCGTGGTCGCCAGCGCCAACCCGGAGGACTACACCAACCGCGGGCGCATCATCACCCCGCTCAAGGACCGGTTCGGCGCCGAGATCCGCACGCACTACCCGCTGGAGCTCGAGGCCGAGGTCGGGGTGATCCGCCAGGAGGCGCATCTGGCCGCCGAGGTGCCCGAGTACCTGCTCGCGGTGCTCGCCCGGTTTGCCCGGAATCTGCGTGAATCGAATTCGATCGACCAGCGTTCGGGTGTGTCGGCGCGGTTCGCGATCGCCGCGGCGGAGACCGTGGCCGCCTCCGCGCAGCACCGCGCGGCGATCCTCGGCGAGGACGATCCGGTGGCCCGGGTGGTGGACCTCGGGACCGTGATCGACGTGTTGCGCGGCAAACTGGAGTTCGAGACCGGCGAGGAGGGCCGCGAGCAGGCGGTGCTGGAGCACCTGCTGCGCCGCGCCACCGCCGACACCGCCCAGCGCCTGCTGGGCGGCATCGACGTCGGCCCGCTGGTGGTGGCGATCGAGGAGGGCTCCCCGGTGACCACCGGTGAGCGCGTCTCGGCCAAGGACGTGGTGGCGGCGCTGCCGGACCTGCCCGCCGTCGACGCCATCGCCCAGCGCCTCAACGCGGTCTCGGTGGGCCAGCGCGCCGCCGCGATCGAATTGGCGCTGGAGGCGTTGTATCTGGCGAAACGGATCGACAAGGTGTCCGGGGAGGGCGAGACCGTCTATGGCTGA
- a CDS encoding vWA domain-containing protein encodes MADNAAGRGSHGHGHTSRYSRYTGGPDPLAPPIDLRDALEQIGQNVMEGSSPRRALSELMRRGTKNMRGADRLAAEANRRRRELLQRNNLDGTLQEIKKLLDEAVLAERKELARALDDDARFGELQLDALSPSPAKAVQELSEYDWRSQEAREKYEQIKDLLGREMLDQRFAGMKQALENATDEDRQRVNDMLDDLNDLLDKHAQGQDTQQDFQDFMDKHGEFFPENPRNIDELLDSLAKRAAAAQRFRNSLSEQQRAELDALAQQAFGSPSLMNALNRLDAHLQAARPGEDWTGSQRFSGDDPLGMGQGAQALADIAELEQLADALSQSYAGATMDDVDLDALARQLGDQAAVDARTLAELERALVNQGFLDRGSDGQWRLSPKAMRQLGQTALRDVAQQLSGRHGERDTRRAGAAGELTGATRPWQFGDTEPWNVTRTVTNAVLRQAGTGLVERPIRFAVEDVEISETETRTQACVALLVDTSFSMVMENRWLPMKRTALALHHLVSTRFRSDALQIIAFGRYARTVSAAELTALEGVYEQGTNLHHALALASRHLRRHPNAQPVVLVVTDGEPTAHLENFRISEDEGAQVFFDYPPHPRTIAHTVRGFDEVARLGAQVTIFRLGSDPGLARFIDQVARRVQGRVVVPDLDGLGAAVVGDYLRSRRR; translated from the coding sequence ATGGCTGACAACGCCGCGGGCCGGGGTTCGCACGGCCACGGCCACACCTCGCGGTATTCGCGGTACACCGGCGGCCCCGATCCGCTGGCGCCGCCGATCGATCTGCGCGACGCGCTCGAGCAGATCGGCCAGAACGTCATGGAGGGCAGTTCACCGCGGCGGGCGCTGTCGGAGCTGATGCGCCGCGGCACCAAGAACATGCGCGGGGCCGACCGGCTCGCCGCCGAGGCCAACCGGCGCCGCCGGGAGCTGTTGCAGCGCAACAACCTCGACGGCACGCTGCAGGAGATCAAGAAGCTGCTCGACGAGGCCGTGCTGGCCGAGCGCAAGGAACTCGCCCGCGCGCTCGACGACGACGCGCGGTTCGGGGAACTGCAACTCGACGCGTTGTCGCCGTCACCGGCCAAGGCCGTGCAGGAACTCTCGGAGTACGACTGGCGTTCGCAGGAGGCCCGCGAAAAGTACGAGCAGATCAAGGATCTGCTGGGCCGCGAGATGCTCGACCAGCGTTTCGCCGGGATGAAGCAGGCGCTGGAGAACGCCACCGACGAGGACCGTCAGCGGGTCAACGACATGCTCGACGACCTCAACGACCTGCTGGACAAGCACGCGCAAGGGCAGGACACCCAGCAGGATTTCCAGGACTTCATGGACAAGCACGGCGAGTTCTTCCCGGAGAACCCGCGCAACATCGACGAGCTGCTCGATTCGCTGGCCAAGCGGGCCGCGGCCGCCCAGCGGTTCCGCAACAGCCTGTCCGAGCAGCAGCGCGCCGAGCTGGATGCCCTGGCGCAGCAGGCCTTCGGTTCGCCGTCGTTGATGAACGCGCTGAACCGGCTCGACGCGCATCTGCAGGCCGCGCGGCCCGGTGAGGACTGGACCGGGTCGCAACGGTTCTCCGGTGACGATCCGCTGGGCATGGGGCAGGGCGCGCAGGCGCTCGCCGACATCGCCGAGCTGGAGCAGCTGGCCGACGCGTTGTCGCAGAGCTACGCCGGGGCGACGATGGACGACGTCGACCTGGACGCCCTGGCCCGCCAGCTCGGCGACCAGGCCGCGGTCGACGCCCGCACCCTCGCGGAGCTGGAGCGGGCCCTGGTGAATCAGGGCTTCCTGGACCGTGGTTCGGACGGGCAGTGGCGGCTGTCGCCCAAGGCGATGCGTCAGCTCGGGCAGACGGCGTTGCGGGATGTGGCGCAACAACTTTCCGGTCGCCACGGCGAGCGGGACACCCGCCGCGCCGGTGCGGCCGGTGAGCTGACCGGGGCGACCCGGCCGTGGCAGTTCGGCGACACCGAACCGTGGAACGTCACCCGCACCGTCACCAATGCCGTTCTGCGCCAGGCCGGTACCGGTCTGGTGGAGCGGCCCATCCGGTTCGCGGTCGAGGACGTCGAGATCTCCGAGACCGAGACCCGCACCCAGGCCTGTGTGGCGCTGCTGGTCGACACGTCGTTCTCGATGGTGATGGAGAACCGCTGGCTGCCGATGAAGCGCACCGCGCTGGCGCTGCACCATCTGGTGTCCACCCGGTTCCGTTCGGATGCGTTGCAGATCATCGCGTTCGGCCGCTATGCCCGCACCGTGAGCGCCGCCGAGCTGACCGCGCTGGAAGGCGTGTACGAGCAGGGCACCAACCTGCACCACGCGCTCGCGCTGGCGTCACGGCATCTGCGTCGTCACCCGAACGCGCAGCCGGTGGTGCTGGTCGTCACCGACGGTGAACCCACCGCGCACCTGGAGAACTTCCGCATCTCCGAAGACGAAGGCGCACAGGTGTTCTTCGACTACCCGCCGCATCCGCGGACCATCGCCCACACGGTGCGCGGGTTCGACGAGGTGGCCCGGCTGGGCGCGCAGGTGACGATCTTCCGGCTCGGCAGCGATCCGGGCCTGGCGCGGTTCATCGATCAGGTGGCCCGGCGCGTGCAGGGCCGGGTGGTGGTGCCCGACCTCGACGGCCTCGGCGCCGCCGTGGTCGGTGACTATCTGCGCTCGCGCCGACGCTAG
- a CDS encoding MBL fold metallo-hydrolase — MAACEHTPLTADRASFGVAVLGGPTTVVDIGGHRLICDPTFDPPTDYGYLQKTAGPAVDQTALGGVDVALVSHDLHPDNLDVAGRAFALSAPVLLTTPTATARLGAPSVPLAPWTSWESPNGLAVTAVPARHGPADGELNEEGFVNCEVIGFVVTAPGSPTVYLSGDNASVQIVREIGERIGQIDVAVLFAGSASVPAKFDGRPLSLTAERAAAAAEVLGAPHVVVAHQDGWGHFRQGPADTRAAFHAAGIGDRLCTAPLGQMCTCVDLDANRT; from the coding sequence ATGGCCGCTTGCGAACACACGCCCCTCACCGCGGACCGCGCCTCGTTCGGGGTCGCGGTACTGGGTGGGCCGACCACCGTCGTCGACATCGGCGGGCACCGGCTCATCTGTGATCCGACCTTCGATCCGCCGACCGACTACGGGTATCTGCAGAAGACCGCCGGGCCTGCGGTCGACCAGACCGCCCTCGGTGGAGTCGACGTCGCACTCGTCAGCCATGACCTGCACCCGGACAACCTCGACGTCGCCGGCCGCGCGTTCGCGCTCAGCGCACCGGTCCTGTTGACCACCCCGACCGCGACCGCGCGACTGGGCGCACCGTCGGTGCCGTTGGCGCCGTGGACAAGCTGGGAGTCGCCCAACGGGCTCGCGGTCACCGCCGTGCCGGCCCGCCACGGCCCCGCCGACGGTGAACTCAACGAGGAGGGCTTCGTCAACTGTGAGGTCATCGGATTCGTCGTCACCGCCCCGGGCAGCCCCACGGTCTACCTCAGCGGGGACAACGCGTCCGTGCAGATCGTCCGGGAGATCGGGGAACGTATCGGTCAGATCGACGTCGCGGTGCTGTTCGCCGGATCGGCCTCCGTCCCGGCCAAATTCGACGGACGGCCGCTGAGCCTCACCGCCGAACGCGCAGCCGCGGCCGCGGAGGTACTGGGCGCACCGCATGTCGTCGTGGCCCACCAGGACGGGTGGGGCCATTTCCGGCAGGGCCCCGCCGACACCCGCGCGGCATTCCACGCCGCGGGCATCGGCGACCGACTCTGCACCGCCCCGCTGGGCCAGATGTGCACCTGCGTCGACCTCGACGCAAACCGCACCTAG
- a CDS encoding type II toxin-antitoxin system Phd/YefM family antitoxin, translating to MENVGLRELRQDASDLVRRVEQGEEFTITVAGRPAARLVSATPRAWRTWADVAGVFRGPADPDWDADRDTIDQELRDPWEAR from the coding sequence ATGGAGAATGTGGGGTTACGCGAGCTCCGGCAGGACGCCTCTGACCTGGTCAGACGCGTCGAGCAGGGCGAGGAGTTCACTATCACTGTTGCTGGGCGGCCGGCCGCCCGACTGGTGTCTGCAACGCCGCGGGCATGGAGGACGTGGGCTGATGTTGCCGGTGTATTTCGCGGGCCCGCCGATCCGGACTGGGATGCCGACCGCGACACCATCGACCAGGAGCTGCGTGATCCATGGGAGGCCCGATGA